GATTGGCGGATTATTTCGAACTTATTCAGGAACACAATCCGATATTGCATCTGGTAGCACCGATGACGCCGGAGGAGTTTGCGATCCGACATATTCTCGAATCGCTGACAATGATGGAATATTTACCGAATGGCTCGAGATTTGCCGATATCGGTACCGGTGGCGGTTTGCCATCCATTCCTTGCCTGCTCGTGCGAGGCGACCTCAAGGGCGTTTTGATCGAATCGAAAGAAAAGAAGACCAAGTTTCTCGAACTGGCGACCGCCACGCTTGGAATTAGTAAACGGACGGCGATCACAAACAAACAATTTCAGGAGGTCGACCCCGCCAATAGCGAAACGGTGACCTGCCGGGCTCTCGATAAATTTACCGAGAAACTGCCCGGACTGCTTAGATGGCGAAAGAGCCGACAGATGCTGCTCTTCGGCGGCCCCAATCTCCGCGATGCTTTAGAAAAAAATAAGGTAGTTTTTATCGAAAAACTGATGCCGATGTCCGAACAGCGTTATCTGTTTGTACTCAATCGCTAGACGTCGATTTACCGAATATCCAGATCATACTCACGCAGACGCCTGTAAAGCGTCGACGGCGAGATGCCTAATAACTCAGCGGTCTTGCCGCGGTGCCATCCCGTTTTTTCGAGTGCGCCGATGATCTGCTGGCGTTCGACATCGCGGAGATTGGATGGCGAAGCATTGTGAAACGTGCCGTTACCGTTAGTTGGCAGTGTGTTGTAGCTGACTGAGACGCTCGACGTTTCCTGACGAAATGCGATCTCGGGCGGTAGTTCCCGCGGTGTGATCATTCCGTTGTCACAGAGCAATATCGCACGCTCGAGACAGTTACGGAGTTGGCGGACGTTACCCGTCCAGTCAAATGCGCAAAGCGCTTCGATCGTTGCCGGCGACATTTCGGGTTCGTGCGAACCGGCGAGTTTATGCAGCAGATGACGGGCCAGCGGTTCGATATCCTCGCGACGCTCACGCAACGGCGGAATGTTGATCTCAAAGCTGTTGATCCGGTACATTAGGTCTGCCCGAAAAACACCGTCAGCCACAGCTGTTTCCTTGTCGCGGTTGGTAGCCGCGAGCAAACGGACGTCAACCTCGACCTTTTTGACGCCGCCGACGCGGAAAAATGAACGTGTCTCTAACGCCCTTAGCAGTTTAGACTGAAGCTGCATCGGCATCTCCATTATCTCGTCCAAAAACAAAGTGCCGCCGTCCGCTATCTCAAACAGCCCGAGTTTTCGCGTCCTGGCCCCGGAAAAGGCTCCGGCTTCATAGCCAAATAGTTCGCTTTCGAGCAGCGTGTCCTGGAGTGCCGCGCAGTTGAGGTCGATGAATGGCTTATCACTTCGACGGCTCAAGCGGTGTATCGCCTGTGCGACCAACTCCTTGCCGACACCGGAATCACCGGTGATCAGAACCGAAGTTTCAGACGGTGCCACACGGTTCACCAGCCGCAAAACCTCTTTCATTTGCGGGGATTCCGCGACAATGTCAGGCAGAGTGGCCGTCGTCCTCGCAAGCTGTGCTCGGAGGCGTTGATTATCGATCTTTAGTTTTTGCTTTTCCGCAGCTTGGGTAACTAGGGCCGACAATTCAGCGATCCGATATGGCTTGGTCAGATAGTCGTAGGCGCCGAGCTTCATAGCCTCGATCGCGGATTCGACGGTCGCCTGCCCTGTCAGCATTATGACCTCAGGCGGATCCTGTATGCGTTCGCGGGTGCGGCGTAAGAGGCTGATGCCGTCGAGTCTCGGCATATTAATATCACAGAGAACGACGTCGTAATCATCAGCTTCGATCATCTCCCAGGCGGCCTCGCCATCGGGTGCTTCGTCAGTATCGTGACCCTGGCGGGTCATCTCCTTTTGGACAACGAGTCTTAGATTTTTTTCGTCGTCTACTACTAGAATTTTCGCCATAGTGGTTGGGGTTATAGGGTTTGTGATCCGGGACGTTGGATCACAGGTAGGAATATGCTGAACGTAGTGCCTTTGCCTAAATTTGAGCGAACGCTGAGCCGTCCGCCGTGTTCGGAGATTATTCCGTAACACACCGAGAGCCCGAGCCCCGTGCCTTTGCCAACCTCTTTGGTGGTAAAGAACGGTTCGAATATCTTCGCCATATCTTCGGTCGGAATACCGGTGCCGGTATCGGTGACCTCGATCAAAATGCGACTTACCTGCCGACTAGCGGTCAGAGTCAATGAGCCGCCCGCCGGCATCGCGTCGATCGCGTTGGTCGCCAATGCGATTATCGCCTGCTGTATCTGCCCGCCGTCTGCGCTGATGAAGGGCAGATCATCGGCGACTTCGACTTTGATGCTTATCTGGTTGCCACGTTTTTGGTGCGAGATCAGATTTGCGGCTGAGACTACGACCTCGCCGATGTCGGTCAAAACGCGATCACCGGGCCGTACGCGGCTAAAGTCAAGCAGGCCGGTCGTGATCGATTTGCACCTAAAAGCCTCGCTTTTGATCAACCCAAGGTATTCCGTCAGGTCAGCTTCAGAATCTGATTCCTTAAATTCGCCCTCGCTCACTCGCTGCTCGAGTGCCTCGGCACAGGCGGCGATCGTAGCCAAAGGGTTGTTGATCTCGTGGACGACGCCGGCGGCGAGGCGTCCCACTGCAGCTAATTTTTCGGCGCGACCGATCGCGTGTATCGCTTCGACCCTTACCGTCACGTCTTCGCCGACGGTTATGACGTGTGTAACCTCACCGGTCTCGCTGCTCCGCATCGGGATCTTGCTGACCATCCAATGCAGCGTCGAACCGTCATCGGCGACGGTCTGCTGTTCGATCCGCTCGATCTGTCCGGTTCGGAATGCTCGTTCAAACTCCTGCCTAAGCCGGCCCTGAGGATATTTTGCCAAGACATTAAAAACGTCCCGGCCGATCGCCGAGTCACGCGGAATACCCTGTATGCCAACTTCGCGATGTCGATTCCACGTGACGATCTTGTAATCGCGATCGACCACATAAAGCGAGACGGGCAATGCATCAAGTACGGATTCAGTAAACTTTCGATGCTCTTCGCGAGCTTGAGTGATCGAATTGTTGAGAGCCAGCTCGTAGTGGGCGGATAGATTGACACTCATAGCCGCGAGTTGAGTCGCCGCCTCTATCACGCGTGAACCATTCTCGGTAAAATGCCGTTCGTCGCAGAAGCCCGTTACGATCGCGCCCTTCGTCTCACCGTCTATCTGCAGCGGTGAAATGTACTCGATCGAATGTTTACGACCGTCAAACATATATTCGTGCGCATCGCGTTCGACATATCCTATCTGAGGCGGCAGGAACTGGAGCCAGCGGTCAAATTTCGATCGGGCCAGAAAATCACTCGCCAATTCGCCCTCGCGGGTCACCGCGCACGTAACTAGGCCAATATTCTTCAGTTCGGCAGCAAACAGGCAAAAATCCGCATCCAAGTGTTGGCGAAGAGCCTCAACGACCCGACTCGCTACTTTCTTTGGGTGCACGGTAATAAGCAGGCTTCGCCCCAAGTCCGATATGAATTTTAGGTCACCCTGAGTCTCATTCGGCTTTTGTGCGATAGTGCCGGAAATTATTTCCGTGTTTTGCGGCGCAGGTGTCAACATTGGGTAGTGGTATGTTGGCGGATCAGTCGAACCGGCAACTCACGCAGGTTAGGAGACAAAACGATCGAGAGAGAAAGTTTTCCCTCTCCTTGATTAAAAACAATATTAAACATTTTGTCAAGAGGTTTAACGCCTTACGAATTGATTGACACCTCGAATGATTCAGGCAAAAATGGTTTGTTAACTATATGTTTGTTCGATCCAGAGATATTTTCCGAATCCTGATACTCGTTGCCGTTGTGACAACGCTTCTGCTGATCAATTCGGCGGCGATATCGGCGCAGGAGTTGGTCGATAAGACTGTCGCGACCGTCACCGACGGTGCGAGGAGCGAACTGATCACCTATTCGGACATAATGTGGCAATTGGCACTCGAACCCGGAGCGCCGATCGATCCGCCTAAACGCGACGATCTCAGTTCTGCTCTGCTTCGGTTGATCGATCAGCGACTATTTGCGCTTGAGGCCAACCGGTTGCCTCGTCCGATGCCGACAGACGAGGAGATCAAGGCCGAAATAGACAAGATCGTAAGGTTTTTTCCGTCCGCTGTGGCATTTGAAGCCAGATTGAAGATCGTCGGTTTTGAATCCATTCAGGATGACAATTTTCAGAAGCTGATATCTCAGCGACTATCGATCGAAAATTATATTGATTTTCGTTTTCGATCGTTTATCGTAGTCACTCCGGAGGATGAAGCCCGATACTTCCGCGAAGTGATAGCTCCCGATTTTCGCAAACGATATCCTGGTCTGCTAATGCCGACCTTGGACGAACGCCGCCTTGAAATCAACCGGCAACTTACCGAAGAGCGAATTGCCACAAGGCTCGAGAGTTTTCTTGATGATGCCAAACGGCGCGTCGAGATCGAGATCATTTCTGAACCGTGACCTGAGCGGACGTTTGTCCGCGATCGATCTGCAATGAAGTACTATGCCGCAATTTGTATATTGGCCGTAGCATTATTGGCTTGCACGGCGTGGTTTGTGACCGCTGACCAGAAGGCGGCCGAATCCGTTATGTCGCAGGTCCCGACCTCGCGGAAAGCAAGCGCATTTGCTGTGTCACCAAAGGTGCGCGATCTAGCGCGAACTAAACTTTTCTCGGCGACGCCGGGTAGTCGGTTGACGGTCAAAAATGTTTCGTCATCGGAGCCGAACAGCGGTTCGAATGGCACGGGGGGCAAAGATGACGGTATCGCTGTGATGACGACAGCGCCGATGCCGCCGGCGACTCTATCATTTGACGGGCTAAGTAATTTCGACAATATCGCCGCATATAATCTCGTGATCCTGCCGCCGGATATGAATGGCGATGTCGGGCCGAACCATTACGTTCAGGCAGTTAATTCGCTTGTGAGGGTCTTTGACAAGAGCGGTTCGCCGCTGATCGATCCGCTCAAATTGAGTCAACTATTTGAACCGCTTGGAACAGCGTGTTCGACCCGAAACGATGGCTTGCCGACAGTCCTATATGATCCGCTCGCCGATCGTTGGCTGATAAGCCAGTATTGTTATAACGTCCCGCCATTTAGGCAGATGATCGCCGTCTCGCAGACGGGCGACCCGACCGGAGCGTACTACATATACGAATTTGTAATGCCGAACGTCAAGATCAATGACTTTTCGAAATTCGGAATGTGGCCTGACGCATACTATATGTCAACCGAAGAGTTCCTCGGTTCTGACTACGCCGGTGCCGGCCTGTTTGCCTTCGATCGGGCTAAATTGCTTGCGGGTCGACCGGATGCAGGCTATGTCTACTTCAACCGCCCGTCGGACAGCGTAGATCGCCGCCGCAACCTTTTACCTTCGGATCTGGACGGACTGAGGCCGCCGCCGCCCGGAGCTCCAAATACGTTTGTCAGCTACACTGCCGACGAATATGGTGATCCGCAAGACGCCATCCGGCTCTTTGATTTTCACGCCGACTTTGTAGATCCATATAACTCGACATTTACCGAACGTCCGGAAAGCCCTGTATCGGTCGCCGCGTTTGACCCGACCAGTATCGATGGCCGAACAGATATTGCCCAACCGGCACCCGGCGACTTTCTGGACTCTAACAGCGACCGCGTGAACTATCGGGTCGCCTATCGTAACTTTGACGATCGGGAATCGCTTGTTTTCAATCAGACAGTGAGGCTCTCGCAAACGCCATATCGGGCTGGTGTGCGGCTTTACGAATTTCGCCGTATCGGCGGCGGCCCATTTAGCGTGAGCGAACAATCTACGATCGGCGATGCAACGTCGTCACGCTGGATCGGTTCGACCGCACAAGATCATCTGGGCAACATTGCGGTCGGCTATAACTTTGTCAACGACCTAAAGAAGCCGTCGATCTTCTACACCGGAAAGCTCTCTACAGACCCCGCCGGAGTCTTTCGCGCGGAAAATACTCTGATCGAGGGCACCGGAGTGCAGAAGGCGTTCGGATGGCGTTGGGGAGATTACAGCGGTATGGTCGTCGATCCGGTTGACGACTGTACGTTTTGGATGACGGGTGCGTATTACACGCAGATGAGTCAGGACTTTAGTGATTTCACGTGGCTCACGCGTATCGGACGATTCAAGTTCGACGAGTGTACGGCGGCACCGCGTGCGACAATTTCGGGGACAGTGACCAATGCCGCAGATGGCCAACCGATCAGCGGAGCACAGATAACTGCCGGCGCTTATACCAGACGAACTGCCGACACTGGCATCTACGGAGACCTTGCAATATTGCCGGCGACGTATAGTATTACCGCCTCCGCCGCGGGATTTCGTTCGCAGACCGTATTGGTCACAGCGTTGGACGGCGAAAATGTCGTTCGAAACTTTATCCTACAACCGATCCCCGTTATCGAGAACACGGCTCTACAGGTCGCGTCCGAAAGTTGCGGCGTTAACTCAACGCCTGAGCCGGGAGAAACCGTTACGGTCGATCTACCGCTTTTGAATACCGGACTACTGAACACGCAAAATTTG
This is a stretch of genomic DNA from Chloracidobacterium sp.. It encodes these proteins:
- a CDS encoding class I SAM-dependent methyltransferase, whose protein sequence is MRNEFIQALKTHQTAFKISLDDTQIDRLADYFELIQEHNPILHLVAPMTPEEFAIRHILESLTMMEYLPNGSRFADIGTGGGLPSIPCLLVRGDLKGVLIESKEKKTKFLELATATLGISKRTAITNKQFQEVDPANSETVTCRALDKFTEKLPGLLRWRKSRQMLLFGGPNLRDALEKNKVVFIEKLMPMSEQRYLFVLNR
- a CDS encoding sigma-54-dependent Fis family transcriptional regulator; translation: MAKILVVDDEKNLRLVVQKEMTRQGHDTDEAPDGEAAWEMIEADDYDVVLCDINMPRLDGISLLRRTRERIQDPPEVIMLTGQATVESAIEAMKLGAYDYLTKPYRIAELSALVTQAAEKQKLKIDNQRLRAQLARTTATLPDIVAESPQMKEVLRLVNRVAPSETSVLITGDSGVGKELVAQAIHRLSRRSDKPFIDLNCAALQDTLLESELFGYEAGAFSGARTRKLGLFEIADGGTLFLDEIMEMPMQLQSKLLRALETRSFFRVGGVKKVEVDVRLLAATNRDKETAVADGVFRADLMYRINSFEINIPPLRERREDIEPLARHLLHKLAGSHEPEMSPATIEALCAFDWTGNVRQLRNCLERAILLCDNGMITPRELPPEIAFRQETSSVSVSYNTLPTNGNGTFHNASPSNLRDVERQQIIGALEKTGWHRGKTAELLGISPSTLYRRLREYDLDIR
- a CDS encoding PAS domain-containing protein; the protein is MLTPAPQNTEIISGTIAQKPNETQGDLKFISDLGRSLLITVHPKKVASRVVEALRQHLDADFCLFAAELKNIGLVTCAVTREGELASDFLARSKFDRWLQFLPPQIGYVERDAHEYMFDGRKHSIEYISPLQIDGETKGAIVTGFCDERHFTENGSRVIEAATQLAAMSVNLSAHYELALNNSITQAREEHRKFTESVLDALPVSLYVVDRDYKIVTWNRHREVGIQGIPRDSAIGRDVFNVLAKYPQGRLRQEFERAFRTGQIERIEQQTVADDGSTLHWMVSKIPMRSSETGEVTHVITVGEDVTVRVEAIHAIGRAEKLAAVGRLAAGVVHEINNPLATIAACAEALEQRVSEGEFKESDSEADLTEYLGLIKSEAFRCKSITTGLLDFSRVRPGDRVLTDIGEVVVSAANLISHQKRGNQISIKVEVADDLPFISADGGQIQQAIIALATNAIDAMPAGGSLTLTASRQVSRILIEVTDTGTGIPTEDMAKIFEPFFTTKEVGKGTGLGLSVCYGIISEHGGRLSVRSNLGKGTTFSIFLPVIQRPGSQTL
- a CDS encoding carboxypeptidase regulatory-like domain-containing protein; the protein is MKYYAAICILAVALLACTAWFVTADQKAAESVMSQVPTSRKASAFAVSPKVRDLARTKLFSATPGSRLTVKNVSSSEPNSGSNGTGGKDDGIAVMTTAPMPPATLSFDGLSNFDNIAAYNLVILPPDMNGDVGPNHYVQAVNSLVRVFDKSGSPLIDPLKLSQLFEPLGTACSTRNDGLPTVLYDPLADRWLISQYCYNVPPFRQMIAVSQTGDPTGAYYIYEFVMPNVKINDFSKFGMWPDAYYMSTEEFLGSDYAGAGLFAFDRAKLLAGRPDAGYVYFNRPSDSVDRRRNLLPSDLDGLRPPPPGAPNTFVSYTADEYGDPQDAIRLFDFHADFVDPYNSTFTERPESPVSVAAFDPTSIDGRTDIAQPAPGDFLDSNSDRVNYRVAYRNFDDRESLVFNQTVRLSQTPYRAGVRLYEFRRIGGGPFSVSEQSTIGDATSSRWIGSTAQDHLGNIAVGYNFVNDLKKPSIFYTGKLSTDPAGVFRAENTLIEGTGVQKAFGWRWGDYSGMVVDPVDDCTFWMTGAYYTQMSQDFSDFTWLTRIGRFKFDECTAAPRATISGTVTNAADGQPISGAQITAGAYTRRTADTGIYGDLAILPATYSITASAAGFRSQTVLVTALDGENVVRNFILQPIPVIENTALQVASESCGVNSTPEPGETVTVDLPLLNTGLLNTQNLTAALLATGSITNTSEPQNYGTLTVGGSPVARPFSFTVAATVTCGSEILLNFQLQDGTNDLGVVTVALRAGVVRPALRQNFDRVAGPGLPQRWTSSATGAQSSWKASRSRSTSGTKALFSPDPNQVGLNELSSPVFKINTAGAEISFQNWYELETTFLRNRLYDGSVMEIKIGDGDWQDIIAAGGQFLSGGYDGVIDSCCQNPLGGRNGWSGRSGVNSLSEFIITRAKLPPSAAGHLVQMRWRIGTDIGTFREGQYIDDLLVTDGYSCGCSN